In Streptomyces sp. NBC_00878, a single window of DNA contains:
- a CDS encoding HAD family hydrolase, producing MTGTTGSAAPTGSTAPTGAFPYKLVATDLDGTLLRSDDTVSERTREALAAATAAGAAHLVVTGRAAPWTRHILDELGYEGLAVCGQGAQLYDAGAHRLLTSVTLDRQVAGLALAKIEAEVGPLALAASRDGIDGDVLIGPGYRVQGPLRAVPFTDVSELWAAPLIKMYIQHPDLTDDELATAARVAAGGVVNVVMAGEGIVEILPLGLSKATGLSLAARRLGVKAADTIAFGDMPNDVPMFAWSAHGVAMANAHEELKAVADELTLSNEEDGIAVVLERLLG from the coding sequence CGGCTGCCCCGACCGGTTCGACCGCGCCGACCGGGGCGTTCCCCTACAAGCTCGTCGCGACCGATCTCGACGGAACGTTGCTGCGCTCCGACGACACGGTCTCGGAGCGCACGCGTGAGGCGCTCGCCGCGGCCACCGCGGCGGGCGCGGCACACCTCGTCGTCACCGGCCGTGCGGCGCCCTGGACGCGCCACATCCTCGACGAACTCGGGTACGAGGGGCTCGCGGTGTGCGGCCAGGGCGCGCAGCTGTACGACGCCGGAGCGCACCGCCTGCTCACGTCGGTGACCCTCGACCGGCAGGTCGCGGGTCTCGCGCTCGCCAAGATCGAGGCGGAGGTCGGCCCGCTGGCCCTCGCCGCGAGCCGCGACGGCATCGACGGGGACGTCCTGATCGGCCCCGGCTACCGGGTCCAGGGTCCGCTGCGGGCCGTCCCGTTCACGGACGTCTCGGAGCTCTGGGCCGCGCCGCTGATCAAGATGTACATCCAGCATCCCGACCTCACCGACGACGAACTGGCGACCGCGGCGCGAGTGGCGGCCGGCGGTGTGGTGAACGTCGTGATGGCGGGCGAGGGCATAGTCGAGATCCTGCCGCTCGGCCTGTCGAAGGCCACGGGCCTGTCCCTGGCGGCCCGCCGCTTGGGCGTGAAGGCCGCCGACACGATCGCCTTCGGCGACATGCCGAACGACGTCCCCATGTTCGCGTGGTCGGCCCATGGCGTGGCAATGGCCAACGCCCATGAGGAACTCAAGGCCGTGGCGGACGAGCTGACGTTGTCGAACGAGGAGGACGGGATCGCTGTGGTGCTGGAACGGTTGCTGGGTTAG
- a CDS encoding ABC transporter permease, producing MYDPTVARLTYRGLLGRRRALILGALPALLIVISVAVRGFTGADDQVASDVLGGFALATMVPIIGVIAGTGAIGPEIDDGSVVYLLAKPVKRPTIIFTKLIVAIAVTMAFSAIPTFLAGMILNGNGQQIAVAYTVAALVASIAYAAIFLLLGTITRHAVVFGLVYALVWETLFGSLVSGARTLSVQQWSLAVAQKVSGGDLVTSDVGLTTGTVLLVVVTVAATWFAGQKLRTLTLAGEE from the coding sequence ATGTACGACCCCACAGTCGCCCGGCTCACCTACCGCGGCCTGCTCGGCCGCCGCCGGGCCCTCATCCTGGGCGCCCTGCCCGCCCTGCTGATCGTCATCTCCGTGGCCGTACGCGGCTTCACGGGCGCCGACGACCAGGTGGCCTCTGACGTCCTCGGCGGGTTCGCGCTCGCCACGATGGTGCCCATCATCGGCGTCATCGCGGGCACCGGCGCCATCGGCCCCGAGATCGACGACGGATCGGTCGTCTACCTGCTCGCCAAGCCGGTCAAACGCCCCACGATCATCTTCACCAAGCTGATCGTCGCCATCGCCGTCACCATGGCGTTCTCCGCGATCCCGACGTTCCTCGCGGGAATGATCCTCAACGGCAACGGCCAGCAGATCGCCGTCGCCTACACGGTGGCCGCCCTGGTCGCCTCCATCGCGTACGCCGCGATCTTCCTGCTCCTGGGCACCATCACGCGGCACGCGGTCGTCTTCGGACTCGTCTACGCCCTCGTGTGGGAGACCCTCTTCGGGTCGCTGGTCTCCGGGGCACGCACGCTCAGCGTCCAGCAGTGGTCCCTCGCCGTGGCCCAGAAGGTGTCCGGTGGCGACCTCGTCACGTCGGACGTCGGGCTGACCACGGGGACGGTGCTGCTGGTCGTGGTGACCGTCGCCGCCACCTGGTTCGCCGGGCAGAAGCTGCGGACGCTGACGCTGGCCGGCGAGGAGTAA
- a CDS encoding ABC transporter ATP-binding protein, translating to MTTLTIDHVSRWFGNVVAVNDVTMTIGPGVTGLLGPNGAGKSTLINMMGGFLAPSTGSVTLDGQPTWRNEEIYKQIGIVPEREGMYDFLTGREFVVANAELHGLGDKAAQRALATVEMEYAQDRKISTYSKGMRQRVKMASALVHNPSLLLLDEPFNGMDPRQRMQLMDLLRRMGDEGRTVLFSSHILEEVEQLASHIEVVVAGRHAASGDFRRIRRLMIDRPHRYLVRSSDDRALAAALIADPSTSGIEVDLQEGALRIQAVDFPRFTALLPRVARDHGIRLLTVSPSDESLESVFSYLVAA from the coding sequence GTGACCACGCTCACCATCGACCACGTGTCGCGCTGGTTCGGCAACGTGGTGGCCGTCAACGACGTCACCATGACGATCGGCCCCGGCGTCACCGGCCTGCTCGGTCCGAACGGCGCGGGAAAGTCCACCCTCATCAACATGATGGGCGGCTTCCTGGCCCCCTCCACGGGCAGCGTCACGCTCGACGGCCAGCCGACCTGGCGCAACGAAGAGATCTACAAGCAGATCGGCATCGTCCCCGAGCGCGAGGGGATGTACGACTTCCTCACGGGCCGCGAATTCGTCGTCGCCAACGCCGAGTTGCACGGCCTGGGCGACAAGGCCGCCCAGCGGGCCCTCGCCACGGTCGAGATGGAGTACGCGCAGGACCGCAAGATCTCCACGTACTCCAAGGGCATGCGCCAGCGCGTGAAGATGGCCTCGGCGCTCGTCCACAACCCTTCCCTGCTGCTGCTCGACGAGCCCTTCAACGGCATGGACCCGCGCCAGCGCATGCAGCTGATGGACCTGCTGCGGCGCATGGGCGACGAGGGCCGCACGGTCCTCTTCTCGTCCCACATCCTCGAAGAGGTCGAGCAGCTCGCCTCGCACATCGAGGTGGTCGTCGCCGGACGGCACGCGGCGAGCGGCGACTTCCGCCGGATCCGCCGCCTGATGATCGACCGCCCGCACCGCTACCTCGTGCGTTCCAGCGACGACCGCGCCCTCGCGGCCGCGCTCATCGCCGACCCGTCGACGTCCGGCATCGAAGTGGACCTCCAGGAGGGCGCGTTGCGCATCCAGGCCGTCGACTTCCCACGCTTCACGGCACTGCTGCCGCGGGTGGCCCGCGACCACGGCATCCGGCTGCTCACGGTCTCGCCGTCCGACGAGTCCCTCGAGTCCGTCTTCTCGTATCTCGTCGCGGCGTAG
- a CDS encoding ABC transporter permease subunit yields MAVEQPSGQALAQATAQVPARAGEQTRIHNIGYRNYDGPRLGRGYARRSLYSQSLRGAYGLGRSVKSKALPMLLFVVMCVPALIMVAVAVATKANDLPVDCTRYAVIMQAVIGLYVASQGPQAVSRDLRFKTVPLYFSRPIEAVDYVRAKYAALASALFLLTAAPLFVLYVGALLAKLDFADQTKGFAQGLVSVALLSLLFAGIGLVISAVTPRRGFGVAAIIAVLTISYGAVSTVQAIAFEQSSSGAVPWLGLFSPITLIDGVQTAFLGATSAFPGGEGPSSGQGVIYLLVVLGLIAGCYGLLMRRYRKVGL; encoded by the coding sequence ATGGCGGTTGAGCAGCCCTCGGGACAGGCCTTGGCTCAGGCCACAGCCCAGGTCCCGGCTCGCGCGGGCGAGCAGACCCGGATCCACAACATCGGCTACCGCAACTACGACGGCCCGCGCCTGGGCCGCGGGTACGCCCGCCGTTCGCTCTACTCCCAGTCCCTGCGCGGCGCCTACGGCCTCGGCCGCTCGGTGAAGTCGAAGGCGCTCCCGATGCTGCTCTTCGTGGTGATGTGCGTCCCCGCGCTGATCATGGTCGCGGTCGCCGTCGCCACCAAGGCGAACGACCTGCCTGTCGACTGCACGCGCTACGCGGTCATCATGCAGGCCGTCATCGGCCTGTACGTCGCCTCCCAGGGACCTCAGGCGGTCTCCCGCGACCTGCGCTTCAAGACCGTTCCGCTCTACTTCTCGCGCCCCATCGAGGCCGTCGACTACGTACGCGCCAAGTACGCGGCGCTGGCCTCGGCGCTGTTCCTGCTTACCGCCGCACCGCTGTTCGTGCTGTACGTGGGTGCGCTGCTGGCCAAACTCGACTTCGCGGACCAGACCAAGGGTTTCGCACAAGGGCTTGTCTCCGTGGCGCTGCTCTCCCTCCTCTTCGCCGGCATCGGCCTGGTCATCTCGGCGGTCACGCCCCGGCGCGGCTTCGGCGTCGCCGCCATCATCGCCGTGCTGACCATCTCCTACGGGGCCGTCTCCACCGTCCAGGCCATCGCCTTCGAGCAGTCCAGTAGCGGAGCCGTCCCGTGGCTCGGGCTCTTCTCGCCCATCACGCTCATCGACGGAGTGCAGACGGCCTTCCTGGGCGCCACCTCCGCCTTCCCCGGAGGGGAAGGCCCCTCGTCCGGGCAGGGCGTCATCTACCTCCTCGTCGTCCTGGGTCTCATCGCGGGCTGCTACGGCCTCCTGATGCGCCGCTACCGAAAGGTCGGACTGTGA
- a CDS encoding ABC transporter ATP-binding protein produces the protein MIATESLSKRFPRVTALDRLSVDVGPGVTGLVGANGAGKSTLIKILLGLSPATEGRAEVLGLDVATKGGDIRERVGYMPEHDCLPPDVSATEFVVHMARMSGLPPAAARERTADTLRHVGLYEERYRPIGGYSTGMKQRVKLAQALVHDPQLVFLDEPTNGLDPVGRDEMLGLIRRIHTDFGISVLVTSHLLGELERTCDHVVVVDGGKLLRSSSTTDFTQSTATLAIEVTDTDEHPDGTRAVRDVFHARGIDTHDDSGLPGAGHILLLTAEGEETYDVVRDVVADLGLGLVRMEQRRHHISEVFADSDEQAAQALQGGDEQRKEAVGHGG, from the coding sequence GTGATCGCGACCGAAAGCCTGAGCAAGCGGTTCCCGAGGGTGACCGCTCTTGACCGGCTCTCCGTGGACGTCGGACCCGGTGTGACCGGACTCGTCGGAGCCAACGGAGCCGGCAAGTCCACATTGATCAAGATCCTGCTGGGTCTGTCCCCGGCCACCGAGGGCCGTGCCGAAGTGCTCGGACTCGATGTCGCCACCAAGGGCGGTGACATCCGTGAGCGGGTCGGCTACATGCCCGAGCACGACTGCCTGCCGCCCGACGTCTCCGCCACCGAGTTCGTCGTCCACATGGCGCGCATGTCCGGCCTGCCCCCGGCGGCGGCCCGCGAGCGCACCGCGGACACGCTGCGCCACGTCGGCCTCTACGAGGAGCGCTACCGCCCGATCGGCGGTTACTCGACGGGCATGAAACAGCGAGTGAAACTCGCCCAGGCGCTGGTCCACGACCCGCAACTGGTCTTCCTCGACGAGCCGACCAACGGCCTGGATCCCGTCGGCCGCGACGAGATGCTCGGCCTGATCCGCCGTATCCACACCGACTTCGGCATCTCCGTCCTGGTCACCTCGCACCTCCTCGGCGAGCTGGAGCGCACCTGCGACCACGTCGTCGTGGTCGACGGCGGCAAGCTCCTGCGGTCCAGCTCCACCACGGACTTCACGCAGAGCACGGCGACCCTCGCGATCGAGGTCACCGACACCGACGAGCACCCGGACGGCACCCGCGCGGTGCGCGACGTGTTCCACGCGCGCGGGATCGACACCCACGACGACAGCGGACTGCCCGGCGCGGGCCACATCCTCCTGCTCACGGCGGAAGGCGAGGAGACGTACGACGTCGTACGGGACGTCGTCGCCGACCTGGGCCTCGGCCTGGTGCGCATGGAGCAGCGCAGGCACCACATCTCGGAGGTCTTCGCGGACAGCGACGAGCAGGCCGCGCAGGCTCTCCAAGGCGGCGACGAACAGCGGAAGGAGGCGGTCGGTCATGGCGGTTGA
- a CDS encoding M24 family metallopeptidase yields the protein MRGFREVQRLAYECAEAVAAQLKPGVTEREAARMQREWLRVRGVRDWFHLPFAWFGDRTAFVDFRIPLQFFPTNRRLEAGMPFILDLAPVYKGFTADIGYSGSLGPNPVQDRLLADLEAHRELILREVRERRPLREIYQDVDRLMVRQGYANRHRVYPFGVIAHKVDRVKERRWSPHLFGFGTQSLKGLASDAVHGHRDGWSPLWSPYRFSDHPPRPGLWAVEPHLGFRGTGAKFEEILVVTDSQDPGQSAFWLDDDLPHMWRWAGDK from the coding sequence CTGCGGGGGTTCAGAGAGGTACAGCGTCTCGCGTACGAGTGCGCGGAGGCGGTCGCGGCGCAGCTGAAGCCTGGTGTGACGGAGCGCGAGGCGGCGCGGATGCAGCGCGAGTGGCTGCGCGTGCGCGGAGTGCGGGACTGGTTCCATCTGCCCTTCGCCTGGTTCGGGGACCGTACGGCGTTCGTGGACTTCCGGATACCTCTGCAGTTCTTCCCCACCAACCGGCGTCTGGAGGCGGGGATGCCGTTCATCCTCGACCTGGCGCCGGTGTACAAGGGCTTCACCGCGGACATCGGGTACTCCGGCTCGCTGGGACCGAACCCGGTGCAGGACAGGCTTCTCGCCGACCTGGAGGCCCACCGCGAGCTGATCCTGCGCGAGGTGCGCGAGCGGCGCCCGCTGCGCGAGATCTACCAGGACGTGGACCGGCTCATGGTCCGCCAGGGCTACGCGAACCGGCATCGGGTGTATCCCTTCGGAGTCATCGCGCACAAGGTCGACCGGGTCAAGGAGCGGCGCTGGTCACCGCATCTGTTCGGGTTCGGCACGCAGTCGCTGAAGGGCCTGGCGAGCGACGCGGTCCACGGTCACCGTGACGGCTGGTCCCCGCTGTGGTCGCCGTACAGGTTCTCCGACCATCCTCCCCGCCCCGGTCTGTGGGCGGTCGAGCCGCACCTCGGATTCCGGGGTACGGGGGCGAAGTTCGAGGAGATCCTGGTGGTCACCGACTCCCAGGACCCCGGGCAGAGCGCGTTCTGGCTGGACGACGACCTGCCGCACATGTGGCGCTGGGCGGGGGACAAGTGA
- a CDS encoding SDR family oxidoreductase produces MLKGARERWVRTGGVELCVAELGDPEQPTVVLVHGFPDSKEVWSEVAARLAGRFHVVLYDVRGHGRSTAPQPLRGGFTLEKLTDDFLAVADAVSPDRPVHLVGHDWGSIQAWEFTTVKRTEGRIASFTSMSGPSLDHFGHWIKKRMSRPTPRRVGQLLGQSAKSWYVYLMHTPVLPELAWRGPLGKQWPKILRRLEKVPGDGYPTSSLPTDAARGIWLYRDNVRARLRRPRPDAYAHAPVQLITPLGDVFLSEKIYDELELWAPQLTRRTLPAKHWIPRTRPDQLAAWITEFVTVAEGGRTAPAASGPYADRFAGQLVLVTGAGSGIGRATAFAFAEAGARVVAVDRDAESAARTAEPSRLIGAPQAWAETVDVSDEQAMEKLAERVAAEYGVVDVLVNNAGIGLSGSFLDTTAEDWRSVLDVNLWGVIHGCRLFGKQMAERGQGGHIVNTASAAAYLPSRTLPAYSTSKAAVLMLSECLRAELADQGIGVSAICPGFINTNITSTARFTGVDADEEKRRQKKSARLYGLRNYPPEKVAEAVLRAVVRNQAVVLVTAEARVGRLLSRFAPRALRAIARMEPPL; encoded by the coding sequence ATGCTCAAGGGCGCGCGCGAGCGCTGGGTGCGTACGGGCGGGGTCGAGCTGTGCGTCGCCGAGCTGGGCGACCCGGAACAGCCCACGGTGGTGCTCGTGCACGGCTTTCCGGACTCCAAGGAGGTGTGGTCCGAGGTCGCCGCGCGCCTCGCCGGGCGCTTCCATGTCGTGCTGTACGACGTGCGCGGTCACGGCAGGTCGACGGCGCCGCAGCCGCTGCGCGGCGGCTTCACCCTGGAGAAGCTGACGGACGACTTCCTGGCGGTCGCGGACGCGGTCAGCCCGGACCGTCCGGTCCATCTGGTGGGCCACGACTGGGGCTCGATCCAGGCCTGGGAGTTCACCACGGTCAAGCGCACCGAGGGGCGGATCGCCTCCTTCACGTCGATGTCGGGGCCGTCCCTCGACCACTTCGGGCACTGGATCAAGAAGCGCATGTCCCGCCCGACGCCCCGCAGGGTCGGTCAGCTGCTCGGCCAGAGCGCCAAGTCCTGGTACGTGTACCTGATGCACACCCCGGTGCTGCCCGAACTGGCCTGGCGCGGCCCCCTCGGCAAGCAGTGGCCGAAGATCCTCCGGCGGCTGGAGAAGGTCCCCGGGGACGGCTATCCGACCTCGTCGCTGCCCACGGACGCGGCGCGCGGCATCTGGCTGTACCGGGACAACGTACGGGCCCGGCTGCGCAGGCCGCGCCCCGATGCGTACGCACACGCGCCCGTGCAGCTCATCACGCCTCTGGGGGACGTGTTCCTGTCGGAGAAGATCTACGACGAGCTGGAGCTGTGGGCCCCGCAGCTGACGCGGCGCACCCTCCCGGCCAAGCACTGGATCCCACGCACCCGGCCGGACCAACTGGCCGCCTGGATCACCGAGTTCGTGACCGTCGCCGAGGGCGGGCGGACCGCACCGGCGGCGAGTGGTCCGTACGCCGACCGCTTCGCCGGGCAGTTGGTGCTGGTCACCGGTGCGGGCAGCGGTATCGGGCGGGCCACCGCCTTCGCGTTCGCCGAGGCCGGCGCGCGCGTGGTGGCCGTCGACCGGGACGCGGAGAGCGCGGCCCGCACCGCCGAGCCTTCCCGGCTCATCGGCGCCCCCCAGGCCTGGGCCGAGACGGTCGACGTCTCCGACGAGCAGGCCATGGAGAAGCTCGCCGAGAGGGTCGCCGCCGAGTACGGGGTGGTCGACGTCCTGGTGAACAACGCCGGGATCGGGCTGTCCGGTTCGTTCCTCGACACCACCGCGGAGGACTGGCGCAGTGTCCTCGACGTCAATCTGTGGGGCGTGATCCACGGCTGCCGCCTCTTCGGGAAGCAGATGGCCGAGCGCGGACAGGGCGGCCACATCGTCAACACCGCGTCGGCGGCCGCGTATCTGCCCTCCAGGACGCTGCCCGCCTACAGCACCTCGAAGGCGGCGGTGCTGATGCTCAGCGAGTGCCTGCGCGCCGAGCTGGCAGACCAGGGCATCGGCGTCTCGGCGATCTGTCCGGGCTTCATCAACACGAACATCACGTCGACCGCGCGTTTCACGGGGGTCGACGCCGACGAGGAGAAGCGGCGCCAGAAGAAGTCCGCGCGGCTGTACGGGCTGCGCAACTACCCGCCGGAGAAGGTCGCCGAGGCCGTGCTGCGCGCGGTCGTCCGCAACCAGGCCGTGGTGCTCGTGACCGCGGAGGCACGCGTCGGCCGTCTCCTGTCCCGCTTCGCGCCCAGGGCGCTGCGCGCGATCGCACGGATGGAGCCACCGCTGTGA
- a CDS encoding MerR family transcriptional regulator, whose protein sequence is MEDEPAGVAYRIEDLAHRSGATVRTIRAYQDRGLLPRPERRGRANVYSDAHLARLRQIADLLDRGYTLASIKELLEAWDAGRGLGGVLGLVAEVDGPWTDEEAVRISRAELEERFGGSPDDTAVADAVELGVLEYVPGSEDMFLVPSPQELAVAAELYEAGVPLSAISGHLRELRGQVEHIASRFLEFTSEHVFARYLGEHPPTDADAAEAAALVRRMRPLARQTVDAELARAMRLFANLHLRRHLGAEQPPDRADETRSVAVPAETMAAVERLVGSEKAAEFIALAAEREVRARAMDTLAANHTKEATVDKIP, encoded by the coding sequence GTGGAGGACGAGCCGGCCGGCGTCGCGTACCGGATCGAGGACCTGGCGCACCGCAGTGGTGCCACGGTCCGGACGATCCGTGCCTACCAGGACCGCGGGCTGCTCCCGCGGCCCGAGCGGCGTGGCCGCGCCAACGTGTACTCCGACGCCCATCTGGCCCGGCTGCGGCAGATCGCCGACCTGCTGGACCGCGGCTACACGCTGGCCTCGATCAAGGAACTCCTGGAGGCTTGGGACGCTGGCCGGGGCCTCGGCGGCGTGCTCGGCCTGGTCGCGGAGGTCGACGGGCCGTGGACGGACGAGGAGGCGGTCCGTATCTCGCGGGCCGAGCTGGAGGAGCGGTTCGGCGGCAGCCCGGACGACACGGCGGTGGCCGACGCCGTCGAGCTCGGGGTCCTCGAATACGTTCCGGGTAGCGAGGACATGTTCCTCGTGCCCAGCCCTCAAGAGCTGGCTGTGGCCGCCGAGTTGTACGAGGCGGGCGTCCCGCTGTCCGCGATCTCGGGCCATCTGCGGGAGTTGAGGGGCCAGGTGGAGCACATCGCCTCCCGCTTCCTGGAGTTCACGAGCGAGCACGTCTTCGCCCGCTATCTCGGCGAGCACCCGCCGACCGACGCGGACGCCGCCGAGGCGGCCGCGCTCGTACGACGGATGCGGCCGCTCGCGCGCCAGACGGTGGACGCCGAACTCGCCCGGGCCATGCGGCTGTTCGCGAACCTGCACCTGCGTCGGCACCTCGGTGCGGAGCAGCCCCCGGATCGTGCGGACGAGACGCGATCCGTGGCCGTCCCGGCGGAGACAATGGCCGCCGTGGAGAGGCTGGTCGGCTCGGAGAAGGCGGCCGAGTTCATCGCTCTGGCGGCTGAACGTGAGGTCCGGGCGCGGGCCATGGACACACTCGCCGCAAATCACACCAAGGAAGCCACAGTTGACAAAATACCC